In Alloyangia pacifica, the following proteins share a genomic window:
- the pgsA gene encoding CDP-diacylglycerol--glycerol-3-phosphate 3-phosphatidyltransferase — MRWNLPNILTALRLIAAPGVAVMFLYFSRPLADWFALLLFVGAAVTDWFDGYLARLWGQESKIGAMLDPIADKAMVVIALMVIVGYSSMSPWLVLPATMILFREVFVSGLREYLGDTAGTLKVTKLAKWKTTFQMIAIATLFSQGVFEHYLALSVEALDRQTVAQALDGGGADPHGLRWQETGMIWTGHLGLTLLWIAAALTLITGWDYFVKALPFLKDEK, encoded by the coding sequence ATGCGCTGGAACCTGCCAAATATCCTCACCGCCCTCCGCCTGATCGCCGCCCCCGGCGTGGCGGTGATGTTCCTGTACTTCTCGCGGCCGCTTGCCGACTGGTTCGCGCTGCTGCTCTTCGTCGGGGCCGCCGTCACCGATTGGTTCGACGGCTACCTGGCCCGCCTCTGGGGACAGGAAAGCAAGATCGGCGCCATGCTCGATCCCATCGCAGACAAGGCGATGGTGGTGATCGCGCTGATGGTGATCGTCGGCTATTCCTCGATGTCGCCCTGGCTGGTGCTGCCCGCCACGATGATTCTCTTCCGCGAGGTGTTCGTCTCGGGTCTCCGCGAGTATCTCGGCGACACCGCGGGCACGCTCAAGGTGACCAAGCTGGCGAAGTGGAAAACCACCTTCCAGATGATCGCCATCGCCACGCTCTTTTCACAGGGCGTCTTCGAGCATTACCTTGCTCTCAGCGTCGAGGCGCTGGACCGGCAGACAGTGGCCCAGGCGCTCGACGGCGGCGGCGCCGATCCGCACGGGCTGCGCTGGCAGGAGACCGGTATGATCTGGACCGGGCACCTTGGCCTGACGCTGCTGTGGATCGCCGCCGCGCTGACACTGATCACCGGCTGGGACTACTTCGTGAAGGCCTTGCCGTTCCTGAAGGACGAGAAGTGA